The bacterium genome includes the window CCGATCTGGCTACGTCCTCGACGACCTCGTGGTCACCGAACGACTGCCGGAGCGCGAGGTCACGCGCCGGGCGCTCAGCCGCGAGGAGATCCGCGTGCTGCCCGGTTTCGGGGGCGACGCGATCAAGAGCGTGCAGGCGCTGCCCGGGGTGGCGCGTCCGGGCATGTTCGACCAGGGCGCGATCATCGTGCGCGGCAGCGGCCAGTTCGACACCCGCTACTACCTGGACGGCATCGACATCCCGCTGCTCTTCCACTACGGGGGCGTCAAATCCACCTACAACACCCTGTCCCTGGCCAGCGTCGACCTGTACCCGGGCGGCTTCAACACGCGCTACGGCGGCTGCGTGGGCGGCGTGATCGAGGTGAAGGGACGGCCCGGCCGCGCGGGCCGCTGGCGGCGCGCGGTCGACGTGAGCCTGCTCGATTCGTCGATCCTGGCCGAAGGACCGCTGGGCGACGACTTCGCGCTGTTGATCAACGCCCGCCGCAGCTACGCCGGCGAGGTGCTCGACGCGGCGCTGTCCGGGACGGACGACGTGCGCATGGCCGTGGTGCCCTACTACTGGGACCTGGTGGGCCGGCTGGACTGGTGGGCCGGTGCCGACGACCACCTGTTCCTGACCGTCTTCGCGGCCAAGGACCGCATGGAGCTGATCTTCCCCGACGAATCCGAGGGCAGCAGCGACGTGACCGAGGCCATCGACGCCATCGACATGGACCTCTACTTCGACCGCTTCATCCTGGGCTGGGACCGGGACATCGGTCCCGACCTGCACAACGAGCTGCGCGCCTGCTGCGGAAACTCCAGCGAGAGCGGCCACGTCTTCGGCTTCTTCAGGTTCGAATCCGACGTGCCCCTCTACGCGGTGCGCGACGAGCTGAGCTGGCGCCCGTCCGACCGCGTGAAGACCCGGCTCGGCGTGGACATGGTGTGGGCGCCGGTGGACTACGAGGTGGAGGTCGTCGGCTGGCCCGCCTCCCTGGCGGCCATGACCTTCTCCGACCACGCCGCCTACGCGAACGCCGAGCTGCGCCTGCACGACCGCCTGCTGCTGGTGCCGGGCGCGCGCTACGACCACTACCGCCACCTGGACGAGGGGAAACCCAGCTTCCGCCTGACCGGACGCTACGACCTG containing:
- a CDS encoding TonB-dependent receptor, whose protein sequence is RSGYVLDDLVVTERLPEREVTRRALSREEIRVLPGFGGDAIKSVQALPGVARPGMFDQGAIIVRGSGQFDTRYYLDGIDIPLLFHYGGVKSTYNTLSLASVDLYPGGFNTRYGGCVGGVIEVKGRPGRAGRWRRAVDVSLLDSSILAEGPLGDDFALLINARRSYAGEVLDAALSGTDDVRMAVVPYYWDLVGRLDWWAGADDHLFLTVFAAKDRMELIFPDESEGSSDVTEAIDAIDMDLYFDRFILGWDRDIGPDLHNELRACCGNSSESGHVFGFFRFESDVPLYAVRDELSWRPSDRVKTRLGVDMVWAPVDYEVEVVGWPASLAAMTFSDHAAYANAELRLHDRLLLVPGARYDHYRHLDEGKPSFRLTGRYDLDESHTLTAAAGTYNQGPQPIGHSTDPVYGNPALPPTLATHLTLGDEWRVSRRVSAKLEAYYNTQRQIPVFADSLDLNFLPDADGRMFGLEMMVRYHPTDRFFGWLAYSLSRSERRYARSPSIDLEDWSPDDWVSYELDQTHHLEAVGSWTLNERWTVGGRLQFVSGNPTTPLRSYAGDYYEFDGDTGSYVPVAGAYLSDRLEPYVRLDTRVERRFGGWGADWAVYLDVQNANYFVYNSPEGYVYNYDYSKRKEYGWIILPALGLKVEF